In the Natrinema amylolyticum genome, one interval contains:
- a CDS encoding helix-turn-helix domain-containing protein has protein sequence MSLSDPAFDRMGIAELVSLSRDAGVLGFEELACHGTGAIVQVAVETPIDEDRLSGLEYVDWWERIADSVGEYRYVIAFTAPALPAELADRSDELIGTCEPDVTDRGATLSLVGSQETISGTVDEYERAGISPDLRKLGTYDGRDHPLDELTDRQREAVRTAYEMGYYEVPRTVTTEDVAAELDVDPSTIAEHLQRAERNLLGQHL, from the coding sequence GTGTCACTCAGCGACCCGGCGTTCGATCGGATGGGGATCGCGGAACTCGTCTCACTCAGTCGCGATGCGGGGGTTCTGGGATTCGAGGAACTCGCGTGTCACGGGACCGGTGCCATCGTACAGGTCGCGGTCGAGACGCCGATCGACGAGGACCGGCTGTCCGGCCTCGAGTACGTCGACTGGTGGGAGCGGATCGCCGACTCGGTGGGGGAGTACCGGTACGTGATCGCGTTTACCGCTCCGGCGCTCCCGGCGGAACTCGCGGATCGGTCGGACGAACTGATCGGGACCTGTGAGCCGGACGTGACCGACCGCGGTGCCACCCTGTCGCTGGTCGGCTCTCAGGAGACGATTTCGGGGACCGTCGACGAGTACGAGCGGGCGGGGATTTCGCCGGACCTGCGAAAGCTCGGGACCTACGACGGTCGCGACCATCCGCTGGACGAACTGACCGACCGCCAGCGCGAGGCGGTCCGAACCGCCTACGAGATGGGGTACTACGAGGTGCCGCGAACGGTGACGACCGAGGACGTCGCCGCCGAACTCGACGTCGATCCGTCGACGATCGCCGAGCATCTCCAGCGGGCCGAGCGGAACCTGCTGGGTCAGCATCTGTAA
- the merB gene encoding organomercurial lyase: protein MTDDSRTCGSGTDDRECEPDSRSDRWISDSPVLEAPLPDDVRTALGRLLGEESVETLAEWIAEIRRRTGGGSIAVDDLCHAPGETAHWGEIDGERYHFRCFYDAVLLSALADRPVAIRTESPDGTVIEARAAGTTRLAVTPETAAFSFGVDETVAPPDSEPSHADVYAAVCPYVRAFPDREAYERWADTVPAATVAMPLAGATELAAALVA from the coding sequence ATGACGGACGATTCGCGTACCTGTGGCAGCGGCACCGACGACCGGGAGTGCGAACCCGACTCGAGGAGCGACCGATGGATATCGGACTCGCCGGTTCTCGAGGCACCGCTCCCCGACGATGTACGGACAGCGTTGGGGCGACTCCTCGGCGAGGAGTCCGTCGAAACGCTCGCGGAGTGGATCGCCGAGATCCGTCGCCGAACGGGCGGCGGATCGATCGCGGTCGACGATCTGTGCCACGCCCCCGGGGAGACGGCTCACTGGGGCGAAATCGACGGGGAGCGGTACCACTTCCGGTGTTTCTACGACGCGGTACTCCTGTCGGCACTCGCGGACCGACCGGTCGCGATTCGGACCGAAAGCCCGGACGGAACGGTAATCGAAGCGCGCGCCGCGGGAACGACTCGACTCGCGGTCACTCCCGAGACGGCAGCGTTCTCGTTCGGCGTCGACGAGACCGTCGCGCCGCCGGACAGCGAGCCGTCGCACGCGGACGTCTACGCCGCGGTCTGTCCGTACGTTCGGGCGTTCCCGGACCGCGAGGCGTACGAACGGTGGGCGGACACCGTCCCGGCGGCGACCGTCGCGATGCCGCTCGCGGGCGCCACCGAACTGGCGGCCGCGCTCGTCGCGTGA
- a CDS encoding TATA-box-binding protein — protein sequence MTDPKDTINIENVVASTGIGQELDLQSVAMDLEGADYDPEQFPGLVYRTQNPKSAALIFRSGKIVCTGAKSTDDVHESLRIVFDKLRELQIQVNEDPEIVVQNIVTSADLGRNLNLNAIAIGLGLENIEYEPEQFPGLVYRLDEPEVVALLFGSGKLVITGGKKPVDAEHAVDKIVSRLEDLGLLE from the coding sequence ATGACGGATCCGAAGGACACCATCAACATCGAAAACGTGGTGGCGTCGACCGGCATCGGGCAAGAACTCGACCTCCAGAGCGTCGCGATGGACCTCGAGGGGGCCGACTACGACCCCGAGCAGTTCCCCGGTCTCGTCTACCGAACCCAGAATCCCAAATCCGCCGCACTGATCTTCCGTTCGGGGAAGATCGTCTGTACCGGCGCGAAAAGCACCGACGACGTCCACGAGAGTCTGCGAATCGTCTTCGACAAGCTCCGTGAACTCCAGATTCAGGTCAACGAGGACCCCGAGATCGTCGTCCAGAACATCGTCACCTCGGCCGATCTGGGCCGCAACCTCAACCTGAACGCGATCGCGATCGGTCTCGGTCTCGAGAACATCGAGTACGAGCCCGAGCAGTTCCCCGGCCTCGTCTATCGACTCGACGAACCGGAAGTCGTCGCGCTGCTCTTCGGCTCCGGGAAACTCGTCATCACCGGCGGGAAGAAGCCTGTCGACGCCGAACACGCCGTCGACAAGATCGTCTCCCGACTCGAGGACCTCGGCCTGCTCGAGTAA
- a CDS encoding heavy metal translocating P-type ATPase, with protein sequence MHAGHETMFRRRFFVSTLLSIPVLLYSETLQGWLGFSVPAFPGSEWLTPVFAVIVFAYGGVPFLRMAVPELRDRAPGMMTLISMAITVAFVYSLASVVVPTQSAFFWELVTLIDIMLLGHWIEMRSVRRASSALDELAKLMPDTAERITESGETEEVPASDLEEGDLVLVRPGASVPADGVVEEGESDVNESMITGESTAVSKEPGDEVIGGTVNGDGSLRVRISATGEETTLAGIMRLVEEAQGSESKTQALADRAAGWLFYVALGAAVVTAIAWTIATGFDSAVIERVVTVLVIACPHALGLAIPLVVAINTSLAARNGMLVRDRIAMEQARALDTVVFDKTGTLTEGEQGVVDIATVDGVSEDEALALAATVEGDSEHMIARAIREAADERGLERGTATDFEALKGKGVRATVDGAALRAAGLSRGDEPRDDERIHVGGPNLLSELEGDVPSELERFADRAGENAQTVVYLIREEEPVAAFALADVVREESYRVVDALHELGLEVAMLTGDSEDVARAVAADLGIETVFAEVLPEDKDEKITELREQGKSVAMVGDGVNDAPALTRADIGIAIGSGTDVAVQSADIILVKNNPMDVVRLVKLSRASYRKMKQNLVWAAGYNVFALPLAAGILAPIGILLSPAVGALLMSLSTVIVAINAQFLRRTDLSVPSLPGVAAPREPRPAD encoded by the coding sequence ATGCACGCCGGTCACGAGACGATGTTCCGGCGGCGGTTTTTCGTCTCGACGCTGCTCTCGATTCCCGTCCTGCTGTACAGCGAGACGCTGCAGGGCTGGCTCGGCTTTTCCGTCCCCGCGTTCCCCGGCAGCGAGTGGCTCACCCCCGTCTTCGCGGTGATCGTCTTCGCCTACGGGGGCGTCCCCTTCCTCCGGATGGCCGTCCCGGAACTGCGCGACCGCGCGCCGGGGATGATGACGCTCATCTCGATGGCGATCACCGTCGCGTTCGTCTACAGCCTCGCGAGCGTCGTCGTCCCCACTCAGTCGGCGTTCTTCTGGGAACTCGTGACGCTGATCGACATCATGTTACTGGGCCACTGGATCGAGATGCGCTCGGTCCGGCGGGCCTCGAGCGCGCTGGACGAACTGGCGAAACTGATGCCCGACACCGCCGAGCGGATCACCGAGAGCGGTGAGACCGAGGAGGTTCCGGCGAGCGACCTCGAGGAAGGCGACCTCGTGCTCGTCCGACCCGGTGCGAGCGTCCCCGCGGACGGGGTCGTCGAGGAGGGGGAATCGGACGTGAACGAATCGATGATCACCGGCGAGTCGACGGCCGTCTCGAAGGAGCCCGGCGACGAGGTCATCGGCGGGACGGTCAACGGCGACGGGAGCCTCCGGGTTCGGATCAGCGCGACGGGCGAGGAGACGACGCTGGCCGGGATCATGCGGCTGGTCGAGGAGGCGCAGGGAAGCGAATCGAAAACGCAGGCCCTCGCCGACCGGGCGGCGGGCTGGCTGTTCTACGTCGCCCTCGGCGCGGCCGTCGTCACGGCGATCGCGTGGACGATCGCGACGGGGTTCGATTCGGCGGTGATCGAACGGGTCGTCACCGTCCTCGTCATCGCCTGTCCGCACGCGCTCGGGCTGGCGATCCCGCTGGTCGTCGCGATCAACACCTCCTTGGCCGCGCGCAACGGGATGCTCGTCCGAGATCGCATCGCCATGGAGCAGGCTCGGGCCCTCGACACCGTCGTCTTCGACAAGACCGGGACGCTCACCGAGGGCGAGCAGGGCGTCGTCGATATCGCGACCGTCGACGGCGTCTCCGAGGACGAGGCGCTCGCGCTGGCGGCCACCGTCGAGGGCGACTCCGAACACATGATCGCCCGAGCGATCCGCGAGGCGGCCGACGAGCGCGGCCTCGAGCGGGGAACTGCCACGGACTTCGAGGCGCTGAAAGGCAAGGGCGTCCGCGCGACGGTCGACGGGGCGGCGCTCCGCGCCGCCGGACTGTCTCGCGGCGACGAGCCGCGAGACGACGAGCGGATCCACGTCGGCGGTCCGAACCTGCTCTCGGAACTCGAGGGCGACGTGCCGTCAGAACTCGAGCGGTTCGCCGATCGGGCGGGCGAGAACGCGCAGACGGTGGTCTACCTCATTCGAGAGGAGGAACCAGTCGCCGCGTTCGCGCTCGCGGACGTCGTTCGCGAGGAGAGCTACCGCGTCGTCGACGCGCTCCACGAACTGGGGCTCGAGGTGGCGATGCTGACCGGTGACTCCGAGGACGTCGCTCGCGCGGTCGCGGCCGATCTCGGGATCGAGACGGTCTTCGCCGAGGTGTTGCCCGAAGACAAGGACGAGAAGATCACCGAATTACGGGAGCAGGGCAAGTCCGTCGCGATGGTCGGCGACGGCGTCAACGACGCGCCAGCGCTCACGAGGGCCGATATCGGCATCGCGATCGGGAGCGGAACGGACGTCGCCGTCCAGTCGGCGGACATCATTCTCGTCAAGAACAATCCGATGGACGTGGTTCGGCTCGTCAAGCTCAGCCGCGCGAGCTACCGGAAGATGAAACAGAACCTCGTCTGGGCCGCGGGCTACAACGTCTTCGCGCTCCCGCTCGCGGCCGGGATCCTCGCGCCGATCGGGATTCTCCTCTCACCGGCCGTCGGGGCACTGCTCATGTCGCTCAGCACGGTGATCGTCGCGATCAACGCGCAGTTCCTCCGCCGGACCGATCTCTCGGTGCCGAGCCTGCCGGGCGTCGCCGCGCCGCGGGAGCCGCGGCCGGCGGACTGA
- a CDS encoding AAA family ATPase, producing MDAPLWTEIHAPELAELPQDDAREYLERAVEEPINLLLQGPPGSGKTAAARALAREAHDDPDNDFVEINVADFFGRTKTEIKNDPRFEHFLVGRSSMSKRDMINHVLKESASYAPVSGGYTTILLDNAEDVREDFQQALRRIMEQHHRTTQFIVATRQPTKLIPPIRSRCFPVSLPSPTSEEIVTVLERIVEREGVDYDDDGLEFVAGYANGNLRQAILAAQTTVEDEGELTMSAAYETIGEVGLDDEIESMLDDAEAGEFTDARSTLDDLLVDEGLDGNEVLEAILRIARKRYQGEQLARIHELAADIDFEMHEGTSDRVHVSHLLAELGRDA from the coding sequence ATGGACGCGCCGCTGTGGACCGAGATCCACGCCCCGGAGCTGGCCGAGTTGCCACAGGACGACGCCCGCGAGTACTTAGAGCGGGCCGTCGAGGAGCCGATCAACCTCCTCCTGCAGGGGCCGCCCGGGAGCGGGAAGACGGCCGCAGCGCGCGCACTGGCCCGCGAGGCACACGACGATCCGGACAACGACTTCGTCGAGATCAACGTCGCCGACTTCTTCGGCCGGACCAAGACCGAGATCAAGAACGATCCTCGCTTCGAGCACTTCCTCGTCGGGCGCTCCTCGATGTCGAAGCGGGACATGATCAATCACGTCCTCAAGGAGTCCGCGAGCTACGCGCCCGTCTCGGGCGGCTACACCACGATCCTGCTGGACAACGCCGAGGACGTCCGCGAGGACTTCCAGCAGGCCCTGCGCCGGATCATGGAGCAACACCACCGAACGACGCAGTTCATCGTCGCCACGCGCCAGCCCACCAAGCTCATCCCGCCGATCCGCTCGCGGTGTTTCCCGGTCTCCCTGCCCTCGCCCACCAGCGAGGAGATCGTCACCGTCCTCGAGCGCATCGTCGAGAGAGAGGGCGTCGACTACGACGACGACGGCCTCGAGTTCGTCGCGGGCTACGCGAACGGCAACCTCCGGCAGGCGATCCTGGCGGCCCAGACGACCGTCGAGGACGAGGGCGAACTCACGATGAGCGCGGCCTACGAGACCATCGGCGAGGTCGGCCTGGACGACGAGATCGAGTCGATGCTCGACGACGCCGAAGCCGGCGAGTTCACCGACGCGCGGTCGACCCTTGACGACCTGCTCGTCGACGAGGGGTTAGACGGCAACGAGGTGCTCGAGGCGATCCTCCGCATCGCTCGCAAACGGTATCAGGGCGAGCAGCTCGCCCGGATCCACGAACTGGCCGCGGACATCGATTTCGAAATGCACGAGGGGACGAGCGACCGGGTTCACGTCTCGCACCTGCTGGCGGAGCTCGGCCGAGACGCCTGA
- a CDS encoding acyl-CoA thioesterase, translated as MPTLLETHIENRFRVQPNHANNNNTLHGGNLMKWLDEVSAMSAMRFAGETCVTARVNELDFERPIQIGDTALVEAYVYDSGRTSVHVALRAWREEPRSGETEKTTESTFTFVAIDENGEKVTVPDLSVESEEGRRLRDRVLEIED; from the coding sequence ATGCCGACCCTTCTCGAGACGCACATCGAGAATCGCTTTCGTGTCCAGCCGAATCACGCGAACAACAACAACACGCTTCACGGCGGGAATCTGATGAAGTGGCTCGACGAAGTGAGCGCGATGTCGGCGATGCGGTTCGCCGGCGAGACCTGCGTCACCGCTCGCGTGAACGAACTCGACTTCGAGCGCCCGATCCAGATCGGCGACACGGCCCTCGTCGAGGCCTACGTTTACGACTCGGGCCGGACGAGCGTCCACGTCGCCCTGCGGGCCTGGCGCGAGGAGCCACGCAGCGGCGAGACAGAGAAGACCACCGAGTCCACGTTCACGTTCGTCGCGATCGACGAGAACGGCGAGAAAGTCACCGTCCCCGACCTCTCGGTCGAGTCCGAGGAGGGGAGGCGGCTTCGGGATCGCGTCCTCGAGATCGAGGACTGA
- the hisG gene encoding ATP phosphoribosyltransferase produces MRIAVPNKGRLHEPTIDLLERAGLHLENGADRKLYADTVDPDVTVLFARAADIPEYVSDGAADLGITGFDQVQEARVDDVSELLDLEFGRCRLVLAAPEDGDIGGVEDLAGKTVATEFPNITADFFTETGVDPDIVEVSGATELTPHVEMADAIVDITSTGTTLKMNRLAVVDEVLESSVRLFGREDVLDDPKVGEVRTALSSVKRAEGKRYLMMNVPRDRLEAVRDVIPGLGGPTIMDIADEDEAESKVAVHAVVNERDVFETITEVKKAGASDILVTEIERLVE; encoded by the coding sequence ATGCGAATCGCCGTTCCTAACAAGGGCCGCCTGCACGAGCCGACGATCGACCTCTTGGAGCGGGCGGGGCTCCACCTCGAGAACGGGGCCGACCGGAAGCTCTACGCCGACACCGTCGATCCGGACGTGACCGTGCTGTTCGCTCGCGCGGCCGACATCCCGGAGTACGTCTCCGACGGCGCGGCCGACCTCGGGATTACGGGCTTCGATCAGGTACAGGAGGCCCGCGTCGACGACGTCTCGGAACTGCTCGACCTCGAGTTCGGGCGCTGTCGGCTCGTCCTGGCCGCCCCCGAAGACGGCGACATCGGCGGCGTCGAGGACCTGGCGGGCAAGACCGTCGCGACCGAATTCCCGAACATCACGGCGGACTTCTTCACGGAGACAGGCGTCGATCCCGACATCGTCGAGGTCTCGGGCGCGACGGAACTCACGCCCCACGTGGAGATGGCCGACGCCATCGTCGACATCACGAGCACCGGGACGACGCTGAAGATGAACCGGCTGGCCGTCGTCGACGAGGTCCTCGAGAGTTCGGTCCGGCTGTTCGGTCGGGAGGACGTCCTCGACGACCCCAAAGTCGGCGAGGTCAGGACCGCCCTCTCCTCGGTGAAACGCGCCGAGGGCAAGCGCTACCTGATGATGAACGTGCCGCGGGACCGGCTGGAGGCCGTTCGCGACGTCATTCCGGGGCTCGGCGGGCCGACGATCATGGACATCGCCGACGAGGACGAGGCGGAATCGAAGGTGGCCGTCCACGCGGTCGTCAACGAACGGGACGTCTTCGAGACGATCACCGAGGTCAAAAAGGCCGGCGCGAGCGATATCTTAGTGACCGAGATCGAGCGACTCGTCGAGTGA
- a CDS encoding DUF21 domain-containing protein, giving the protein MVDLTLAWFGLGATAVLLCCSAFFSSAETAIFTLPMAWIDDQAATNEPRASALKALRDDPHRLLVTVLVGNNVVNVALSSIVTVVFVTYLPTGIAVTAATVAVSVVVLVFGEIVPKSYGLGNAQRWAMTVARPVSLVERSLSPLVTVFDIVTGWISDRLGGTTDIEKPYVD; this is encoded by the coding sequence ATGGTCGATCTCACGCTGGCGTGGTTCGGACTCGGTGCCACCGCCGTCTTACTGTGCTGTAGCGCCTTCTTCTCGAGCGCGGAAACGGCGATCTTCACCCTGCCGATGGCGTGGATCGACGACCAGGCGGCGACGAACGAACCGCGAGCGAGCGCGCTAAAGGCGTTGCGGGACGACCCACACCGGCTGCTGGTGACGGTCTTGGTCGGGAACAACGTCGTCAACGTCGCCCTCTCGAGTATCGTGACGGTCGTCTTCGTCACCTACCTCCCCACTGGCATCGCCGTGACCGCAGCGACGGTGGCCGTCAGCGTCGTCGTCCTCGTGTTCGGCGAGATCGTCCCCAAGTCGTACGGCCTGGGCAACGCCCAGCGGTGGGCGATGACGGTCGCGCGGCCGGTCTCGCTGGTCGAACGCTCGCTGTCGCCGCTGGTGACCGTCTTCGACATCGTGACGGGATGGATCAGCGATCGGCTCGGCGGGACGACCGATATCGAGAAACCGTACGTCGACTGA
- a CDS encoding ABC transporter ATP-binding protein: protein MTAIQTDDLTKRFGDVVAVDGLDLHVREGEVFGFLGPNGAGKSTTIDMLLDYVRPTEGTATVLGADAREESEALRERIGVLPEGMSLYDRLTGRRHLEFAIEWADADDDPDAILDRVGLDERDAARSVGDYSKGMQQRLALGMALVGDPDLLILDEPSSGLDPHGIRRMRELVREEAANGTTVFFSSHVLGQVEAVCDRVGILSDGELVAVDTVEGLRRTVGAGSELRLRVSGDIGVTLTDIDGVDSVRSADGIVRVACSDSRAKARVVTRLTNAGVDILDVDSEEASLEDVFTAYTTDGGVSDSETADAAVYGEVVA, encoded by the coding sequence ATGACTGCGATCCAGACGGACGACCTGACCAAGCGCTTCGGAGACGTCGTCGCCGTCGACGGCCTCGACCTGCACGTCCGAGAGGGCGAAGTGTTCGGCTTCCTCGGTCCGAACGGGGCCGGGAAGTCCACGACCATCGACATGCTGTTGGACTACGTGCGTCCGACCGAGGGAACCGCGACGGTACTCGGCGCGGACGCCCGCGAGGAGTCGGAGGCGCTCCGTGAACGCATCGGCGTGCTTCCCGAGGGTATGAGCCTCTACGACCGCCTGACCGGTCGCCGCCACCTCGAGTTCGCGATCGAGTGGGCGGACGCCGACGACGACCCCGACGCGATACTCGACCGCGTCGGACTGGACGAGCGCGACGCCGCCCGATCGGTCGGTGATTACTCGAAGGGGATGCAACAGCGGCTGGCGCTGGGGATGGCGCTGGTCGGCGATCCCGATTTGCTGATCCTCGACGAGCCCTCCTCGGGGCTCGATCCGCACGGGATTCGCCGGATGCGAGAGCTGGTCCGTGAGGAGGCCGCGAACGGGACGACGGTGTTCTTCTCGAGTCACGTCCTCGGCCAGGTCGAGGCGGTCTGTGACCGCGTCGGCATCCTGTCCGACGGCGAGTTAGTGGCCGTCGACACCGTCGAGGGACTGCGGAGAACCGTCGGGGCCGGCTCCGAACTCCGCCTGCGCGTGAGCGGCGATATCGGCGTCACGCTCACCGATATCGACGGCGTCGACTCGGTACGGTCGGCGGACGGTATCGTTCGAGTCGCGTGTTCGGACTCGCGTGCGAAGGCGCGAGTCGTGACCCGGCTGACGAACGCCGGCGTCGATATCCTCGACGTCGATTCCGAGGAAGCGTCGCTCGAGGACGTCTTCACAGCGTACACGACCGACGGCGGCGTTTCGGATTCGGAGACAGCGGACGCTGCCGTGTACGGGGAGGTGGTAGCATGA
- a CDS encoding methyltransferase domain-containing protein — MAAPTRQSGVYLLEFGGEDDAFAAREAASAAAGIRRIAPGLAVAGGIIPERVRGLAYTHRASELLGRGAADLASARAVLEAAAIDRSGSVAVRATDVHGSSDVSTERAERELGQVLVDRGFAVDLEDPDHLLRVAFSEGRLEGDAEGNGLERVAGDGRDEPTGERVSVCALGWLAAESVRDFGTRAPTDKPFFQPGSMDPLLARAVANLAGAREGATVLDPMCGTGGVLVEAGLVGANVIGTDAQAKMAAGARENLAHFLEREEPSPTGASRGSWHVGRGDATRLPLADDAVDGVVFDAPYGRQSKIDTHRLEDLVSGALEEANRVAPQAVVIADRSWASEARAAGWDLESAFERRVHRSLTRYVMVLERRSP; from the coding sequence ATGGCCGCGCCGACGCGACAGTCGGGCGTGTATCTGCTCGAGTTCGGCGGCGAGGACGACGCGTTCGCGGCCCGCGAGGCGGCCAGCGCGGCGGCCGGGATCCGCCGGATCGCGCCCGGGCTCGCCGTCGCAGGAGGGATCATCCCCGAGCGCGTCCGCGGACTCGCCTACACCCACCGCGCGAGCGAACTCCTCGGCCGGGGCGCGGCCGACCTCGCGAGCGCTCGAGCCGTGCTCGAGGCCGCCGCGATCGACCGGTCGGGATCGGTCGCGGTCCGTGCGACGGACGTTCACGGCTCGAGCGACGTGAGTACCGAGCGCGCGGAACGCGAACTGGGCCAGGTCCTGGTCGATCGCGGGTTCGCCGTCGATCTCGAGGATCCCGACCACCTCCTGCGGGTCGCGTTTTCTGAGGGGAGACTCGAGGGCGACGCGGAGGGGAACGGGCTCGAGCGCGTCGCGGGCGACGGACGCGACGAACCGACGGGCGAGCGGGTCTCCGTCTGCGCGCTCGGCTGGCTCGCGGCCGAGAGCGTCCGGGATTTCGGAACCCGCGCACCGACGGACAAACCGTTCTTCCAGCCGGGCAGCATGGATCCGCTGCTCGCGCGCGCCGTGGCGAACCTCGCGGGCGCTCGGGAGGGCGCGACGGTTCTGGACCCGATGTGTGGCACGGGCGGCGTGCTCGTCGAGGCGGGGCTGGTCGGCGCGAACGTGATCGGCACCGACGCGCAGGCGAAGATGGCCGCGGGGGCGCGGGAGAATCTGGCGCACTTCCTCGAGCGCGAGGAGCCCTCGCCGACCGGCGCGAGTCGGGGCTCGTGGCACGTCGGCCGCGGCGACGCGACCCGGCTCCCGCTGGCGGACGATGCCGTCGACGGCGTCGTCTTCGACGCGCCCTACGGCCGGCAGTCGAAGATCGACACCCATCGGCTCGAGGACCTCGTTTCGGGCGCGCTCGAGGAAGCGAATCGGGTCGCGCCGCAGGCGGTCGTGATCGCCGATCGCTCGTGGGCGAGCGAGGCGCGCGCCGCCGGCTGGGACCTCGAGTCAGCGTTCGAACGCCGCGTCCATCGGTCGCTGACGCGGTACGTGATGGTGCTCGAGCGGCGATCGCCGTAA
- a CDS encoding DUF7344 domain-containing protein: MTIHPDRTLPASDRFQLGTDGAIGRRPLPRETIRQVLDSDRRREVVRCALAATDPIAVRTLVGRLADAERDPTVGTTIHRLRQRIHTSLCETHLPLLEKHDIVRYDEMRSLVAPAANCAAFESLLEFDSLERPISARLE, encoded by the coding sequence ATGACGATCCACCCAGATCGAACGCTGCCCGCCTCGGATCGGTTTCAGCTCGGTACCGACGGCGCGATCGGCCGTCGCCCGCTCCCGCGGGAGACGATCCGTCAGGTCCTCGACAGCGACCGCCGGCGCGAGGTCGTTCGCTGCGCGCTCGCCGCCACCGATCCGATCGCGGTGCGAACGCTGGTCGGCCGGCTCGCCGACGCCGAGCGCGATCCGACCGTCGGGACGACGATCCACCGACTGCGCCAACGGATCCACACCTCGCTGTGCGAAACCCATCTCCCGCTGCTCGAGAAACACGATATCGTCCGCTACGACGAGATGCGAAGCCTCGTCGCCCCGGCGGCGAACTGCGCCGCGTTCGAATCCCTCCTCGAGTTCGACTCCCTCGAGCGACCGATCAGCGCTCGACTCGAGTAA